DNA from Caldilineales bacterium:
TGACCGACATGCTCTTGGGCAGCGTCAGCCAGCAGGTGTTGGCGGCGGCGCCTATCCCGGTTTTCGTTTGTCCCTGACCATGCATCCCGGCCCATCTTCAGTTTCGGATCGAAAGACAGGGGCGAGCGTGCGCCCCGCCGCCGTGGCCGGCAGCTTCTATCCGGCTGCGCCGGCCTATTTGCGGGCAGCGGTCGAGCGATACCTGGCCGACGCCGCTCCGCCTCCGACCGGTCGGGTGCGGGCGGTGATCGCACCCCATGCCGGTTATGTCTATTCAGGGCCGATTGCCGGCCATAGCTTCCGGGCCTTGCCCAGGCTGGCCGGGCGCACGGTCTTCCTGCTCGGCCCGGCCCATTTTGCGCCCGTGCGCGGGCTGGCGGCGCTTTCTTCTGCCGCCATGCTCACGCCGCTGGGGGCGGCGCCGGTCGCGACCGGCATCGTCGCCGACCTGCTTGCCTCTGCCGACCTGGTGCGGGGGGATGACGAGGCGCACGCGCCCGAACACTGTCTGGAGGTCGAGTTGCCGTTCTTGCAGGTGTTGGGCGGCGCCGACCTGCGGGTGGTTCCGCTTCTGTTCGGCCATGTCGATCCCGCCCGCCCGGCCGACCTCCTCTCCGGCTTCCTCGTTCAGGATCGCAACGCCCTCATTGTCGTCAGTTCCGACCTCAGCCACTACCACCCCTACGAGACGGCGCGCAGGCTGGACACAGGCTTCCTGGAAGCCGTCGTCTCGGGGGACGTGGCTGCGGCCGAGAGGGGCGAGGCCTGCGGCCTGCTGCCCATCCTCAGCCTGCTGCTGCTGGCGGCGCGTTTTGGCTGGCGCGCCCGGCTGCTCGACTACCGCAACTCTGGCGACACCGCCGGCGACCGGCGCCGGGTGGTCGGTTATGGCGCGGTGGCGTTTGTGGAGGAGTGAGGCGTGAAACGTGAGGCGTGAAACGTGATGTCGTTTTGAGCTGGTTCCCCGACTCGTATTCAGCGATGAAGATCATTGTCGTCCTTTGGCCATGACCTTGCCCGACATCCCCCTTTTGACCGATGACGAAAGCCAGGCGTTGTTGCAGGTCGCCCGGCAGGCGGTGGTCGCGGCCACGCAGGGCCAGCGCCATTGGCAGCCCAAGACGAGCGCCCTCCCCGCCGCTCTCTTGCGCCCCGGCGCCAGCTTCGTCACCCTGCACACCCGCGGCCGGCTCCACGGCTGCATCGGCAGCGTCGAAGCGCGGCTGCCCCTGGCCCTGGATGTGGCCAGGAACGCCCAAAGCGCCGCCCTCGACGACCCGCGTTTCTATCCTCTGGCTGCTGAGGACGTGGACGACACCGAGATCGAAGTCTCGGTCCTCACCCCGATGCAGCCGCTGACCTACACCGATCTCGACGACCTCGTGCGGCAGATCAGGCCGGGGGTGGATGGCGTCATGGTCGGGCGCGGCTGGCAGCGCGGGTTGCTGCTGCCCCAGGTCTGGAAAAACCTCCCCGACCCCACCGACTTCCTGACCCACGTCGCCCTCAAAGCCTCGGCTGCCATCGACATCTACCACCATCCCGATACCACCGTTCACGTCTTTCAGATCATCAGCTTCACCCTGCTGCCAGCCAATGCGGTCGAATGAAGACGTGTTGCGTGTTCCGTGTTCCGTATCGATCATCAAATCCACCCACGCACCACGCACCACGCACCACGAAACACGCAACTAACCAATCTCCAATCTCCAATCTCCACCCCCACCATGCCCATCGACACCCCCATCTACACCTCCCGTCATAGCATCGACCGCGTGCTCAGCACCGGCCTGCCGCTGGTGCTTGTCTTCTCACAGCCTGCCAGCGCCCTCAGCCGCCAACTCGACCCCACCCTGAACACCCTGGCCGGCGACTACGCCGGCAAAGTGTTGTTCGCCAAGCTCGACATCGGCGAAGAGCCGGAACTGGGGCAGAAGTTTGGGATCAGCCAACTACCCTCGCTCGTCTTCATCCGCAACAGCCGGGCCGAAGCCACCGCCGCCGGGGTGATAGCCGAACCCGACCTGCGCCGGTGGTGCGACTATCTGGCCCGTGGCGGTGATCGACCTCCTGTTCCGTCAGGCCGGGCTGAAACCATGCGGATGCCCGAACCGGCCGCCGCACCACCGGCCGCCGCCCCTTCCACCGGTGGCAAACCCATCACCCTCACCGACGCCACCTTCAACGACACCATCGCCGGCGACACGCCTGTGCTCGTCGATTTCTGGGCGCCGTGGTGCGGTCCCTGCCGGATGGTGGCCCCCACCGTCGAAGCCCTGGCCAGGGAATTCGATGGCAAACTGGTGGTGGGCAAGTTGAACGTGGACGAAAACCAGCGCACCGCCCAACGCTATGGGATCATGAGCATCCCCACCCTGATGATTTTCCGCCAGGGCAAGGCCATCGACCAGGT
Protein-coding regions in this window:
- the amrB gene encoding AmmeMemoRadiSam system protein B, coding for MSLTMHPGPSSVSDRKTGASVRPAAVAGSFYPAAPAYLRAAVERYLADAAPPPTGRVRAVIAPHAGYVYSGPIAGHSFRALPRLAGRTVFLLGPAHFAPVRGLAALSSAAMLTPLGAAPVATGIVADLLASADLVRGDDEAHAPEHCLEVELPFLQVLGGADLRVVPLLFGHVDPARPADLLSGFLVQDRNALIVVSSDLSHYHPYETARRLDTGFLEAVVSGDVAAAERGEACGLLPILSLLLLAARFGWRARLLDYRNSGDTAGDRRRVVGYGAVAFVEE
- the amrA gene encoding AmmeMemoRadiSam system protein A — encoded protein: MTLPDIPLLTDDESQALLQVARQAVVAATQGQRHWQPKTSALPAALLRPGASFVTLHTRGRLHGCIGSVEARLPLALDVARNAQSAALDDPRFYPLAAEDVDDTEIEVSVLTPMQPLTYTDLDDLVRQIRPGVDGVMVGRGWQRGLLLPQVWKNLPDPTDFLTHVALKASAAIDIYHHPDTTVHVFQIISFTLLPANAVE
- the trxA gene encoding thioredoxin translates to MPIDTPIYTSRHSIDRVLSTGLPLVLVFSQPASALSRQLDPTLNTLAGDYAGKVLFAKLDIGEEPELGQKFGISQLPSLVFIRNSRAEATAAGVIAEPDLRRWCDYLARGGDRPPVPSGRAETMRMPEPAAAPPAAAPSTGGKPITLTDATFNDTIAGDTPVLVDFWAPWCGPCRMVAPTVEALAREFDGKLVVGKLNVDENQRTAQRYGIMSIPTLMIFRQGKAIDQVVGALPAPALRQRVLPHVN